Genomic DNA from Fimbriimonas ginsengisoli Gsoil 348:
CCGACCCGAGACGGGCGATCCAGGCTCAATACGATGCTTGGTCGAAGGCGTACATGGCTCGGGACGCGGAGACGCTGATCGGGATCCTCTCGCCGGACTACACGCTCACGGGCTCGAACAAGAAGCCCTTGGCCTACGACGTATACGTTGCCAAGCTTCGCCTCATGAAGGAAACCCCCGCCGACCCAACGCGGTACTCGACGCACATTAAGAAGCTTACCGAGCGAGGCGACGAGGCGGATGTCGTCTCCGTGGAAACGATGGAAACCGACACCGTCGATCCCAAAACAAAACGCCCGGCGCTCTCTCTACATCGCCACGAGTACCTCGACACTTGGATCCACTACGACGCCGGCTGGCGCTTGCGCCGAACGGTTACGCGACGCGAGTGGACCGATATCTCTCCGAAACGGGTTCACTAAGGGAGATGGCCACCGCTGTGCGGGGGGTACGCGCATTTCGCGTGTACCTCGAGATGATCAAGTTCGAGCATTCGATCTTCGCGCTCCCGTTTGCGATGATTGGGATGATGTGGGGCTCGCGGGCGGCATTCGGTCATCCGTGGCCCGGCGGATGGACCCTCTTCTGGATCGTCGTCGCCATGGTGAGTTGCCGAAGCGCGGCAATGGCGTTCAACCGCATCGCGGACCGCGATATCGATGCGGTGAATCCGAGGACGAAGAACCGAGCAATCCCGGCCGGGATGCTCGAGCTTCGCCAGGTAAATCTCTTCTTCTTCGCAAGCTGCGTCCTCTTCTTCGTTGCGGCCGGGATGTTGAACCCGCTTTCCCTGGCCCTCTCCCCGGTTGCCCTGGGCGTCACCCTCGTCTACTCGAGAACCAAGCGGTTCACTCCCCTCTGCCATTTCGTGCTTGGTCTTTCGCTCGGCATCGCGCCGGCGGCGGCTTGGATCGGAACGACGGGCAAACTGGAGCTGGCGATCGGGGCGATCACTTTTGCCGTCCTGTTCTGGACCGCGGGCTTCGACATCATCTACGCCCTTCAAGACGAGGAGTTCGACCGGGAGCACCGGCTCCGCTCGCTACCCCAAACCATTGGCAAAGCTAGCGCCCTCACCGTCAGCCGCGTCTGCCACCTCCTTGCGGTCGCCTTTCTCGCCCTCGGCGGCTGGATGATCCACGCCGGTCCGATCTGGTGGGCCGGCGTCCTATTCGCCGCGCTGCTCCTCACCTACGAGCAAAGCCTGGTGAAGCCCGACGATCTAACCCGGGT
This window encodes:
- a CDS encoding UbiA-like polyprenyltransferase, with product MATAVRGVRAFRVYLEMIKFEHSIFALPFAMIGMMWGSRAAFGHPWPGGWTLFWIVVAMVSCRSAAMAFNRIADRDIDAVNPRTKNRAIPAGMLELRQVNLFFFASCVLFFVAAGMLNPLSLALSPVALGVTLVYSRTKRFTPLCHFVLGLSLGIAPAAAWIGTTGKLELAIGAITFAVLFWTAGFDIIYALQDEEFDREHRLRSLPQTIGKASALTVSRVCHLLAVAFLALGGWMIHAGPIWWAGVLFAALLLTYEQSLVKPDDLTRVNMAFFTLNGFVSLGMFAFALADQLTR
- a CDS encoding nuclear transport factor 2 family protein — encoded protein: MSPFLLFLVLQADPRRAIQAQYDAWSKAYMARDAETLIGILSPDYTLTGSNKKPLAYDVYVAKLRLMKETPADPTRYSTHIKKLTERGDEADVVSVETMETDTVDPKTKRPALSLHRHEYLDTWIHYDAGWRLRRTVTRREWTDISPKRVH